DNA from Gadus chalcogrammus isolate NIFS_2021 chromosome 11, NIFS_Gcha_1.0, whole genome shotgun sequence:
CAGGACTTCAGGAGCTGGGGCCTCCAGTCCTCCGGGGGGGGGCCTTGGGCGCTGCGGTACAGGGAGGAGCCGCGCTGGAATGGGGGgccctggggaggagggggagagggaggagggaggagggggagagagggaggagggggagagaggaggagggggagagaggaggagtgagggagagaggaggagtaagggaggagggggagagaggaggagagagggaggaggggagagagggaggagggggagagggcgggagagagggaggaggggggaggaggaagaggaggggagagagggaggagggggagagggggggagagagggaggagggggaggaggaggaggaggaggggagagagggagcgtgaAGGTCTGAGACACGGGGTCAGGGGCCAGTGGCCCCggacgaggagggaggggttctGAGCTTCACAGGGCGGTAAACCAAAACCCTTTAACTTTAGTAAACAACGTCAACGTTAACAGAACTGTGTGCAGCGTTGTGTAGTTAGAGACAACCGCTTCCTAATTGGAAGTTAAATTGGGATTGCAGGCGGCCATCTTTAACCCATCAGAAAGCGTAGCCTAGCTTAGTGTAGCCTAGCTTAGCGTAGCCTAACGTAGTGTAGCCTAGCTTAGCGTAGCCTAACGTAGCGTAGCCTACCTGAGCGGGGCCCCTGAAGCCCAGGATCTTCCCCTCGATGTCCCGGATCCAGCCCCTCATCTCCTCCGGGGAGTCCGTCTGGGGGGGGAGGAACCAGAGGCATGAGctgcagcagacacacacacacacacacacacacacacacacacgcacacacacattgtccttATCcgtacccacacacgcacgcacgcacacacacacacacacacacccagacacacgcatacagtcCTTATCtgaccacacacaaacgcatgcacacacacacacacacacacacacacacacacacacacacacacacacacacacacacacacacacacacacacacacacacacacacacacacacactgtcctcaTCTGACCCCAGCTATCCCCATCATCTAAACTCTTTCCACTGGTGAGCCcgaacgcacacagacacacacacaaacacgtaaacacgcgtgcatgcacacacgcagacaacaatcacaagcagacacacaagaaaacacacacacaaacagttaaacagacaaaaacacacacacacacccacgcacacactcaagacacacatgcacgcacaaacacccacccacccacagccccccctcctccctgtctaACCTCAGTCAGCTGCTTGCCAGAGGGAAACAGAGGATGTtattgttgtcatggtaacagaTGGTTTCTTGGCCGAATGCAACCTTTTTATTCCACTAAAAATAGTCGCGAGGCCACTTATTAGAATGTTCTTGTATATTAATAGGGAGAGAAATATATCTAAATAGGTCATGCACAATACTGACACTTTTCTACACTGTTTCTACACAGCGTCCCGCAGAAAGAACAGAAAAACCTTTGACCCCTTCTCCAACCTTCCTAAACAATAGCCTTAACGGAAACTATTTGGGACttgatgtttttcttttgaGGACAGGAGACGGAAAGTGGAACGAATATCTAAAGCCGACAAGAACTCCTCTTCAGACGGAGGTGGAAGATGATAGTCGAGGCAGAGGGAGCACGCGTGTTGCAGTCcaacgctgggggggggggggggtggagggtacAGGCAGAGTGGTGATATAccctggaagggggggggtggagggtacAGGCAGAGTGGTGATATaccctggagggtgggggtggagggttcAGGCAGAGTGGTGGTATAccctggaagggggggggtggagggggggggggtacctgcaCGTAGAAGACCCTGCTGCTGGTGATGATCTCAAACAGGTTGTCCCTCAGCAGAAGATCCCTGCAAACAGCCAGAGTCACATGATCAGGCTCCTGGGATAACCCCCACAGCGGAGGAGAGGACGGAGACACAGTAAGACCCCAAGAGAGACCAGAGTGGAACACAGACAGACCCCAAGAGAGACCAGAGTGGAACACAGACAGACCCCAAGAGAGACCAGAGTGGAACACAGACAGACCCCAAGAGAGACCAGAGTGGAACACAGACAGACCCCGAGGGGTTAGAAGAGAGACCGtaaacacacgcagagacagagaggaaactAGAGATGGGGGAGACGGTCAAAGatacagtcagtcagtcagtcagtcagtcagtcagtcagtcagtcagtcagtcagtcagtcagtcagtcagtcagtcagacagacagacagacagacagacagacagacagacagacagacagacagacagacagacagacagacagacagacagacagacagacagacgggggcTCCAGGTGGAGGACTGACCCAGATTTGACCAGACATTCGTGGACCTTCTGAACATCCCTCAGCTGAATGGCTCTGAGCGGCTCCttgtcctgacacacacacacacacacacacacacacacacacacacacacacacacacacatgaaccacAGCCACGGCGCGCTCCCATTGCGGTGGAGagtcctgcagtgtgtgtgaccTCACCGTCTCACACTTGTAGTAACTGACAGCGCTGTCGTCCAGGGTGAAGAACCGACGCTTCCAGCTCTTcctctgctcacacacacacacacacacacacacacacacacacacacacacacacacacacacacacacacacacacacacacacacacacacacacacacacacacacacacattggtggAGGTTCATTGACACTATGTCAACATGCCACATGATTCTCATTGGATGTCAGCATCGTCATTTGTAGCGCTAGCGCGACACAGCTGAGTCACGTTTAATCCTGACTTTTTCAGAACCGTCTCGAATGTGAGGCCCTGGATTGGTTGCGCTTGCATGTCAATCAAGACCTCTTACTGACAGGTAGGCGGTTCTTGTCACAGTGAATCAGAGCTGCGGCCAGACTTTCCGTTCGGAAAGACTGTGGGAGACTAGGAGGGAGACGTCAGGAATAAACCCcatctcccatctcctctcgTACCACAGGGACCAACAGGAGGAGATATTAGTCACTTCTTCGCCACAATGTTGGGTTTTATTGACCTAATCAGTAATCAGCTTAAGTCATGATATTAATCTGCGGTGCTTTGAGCATATTGTGTTTGCGTTGTCAAGGAAACCGATGTTGTTCATGTTGGATTTGTGGGCTGGTAacgggaaggttgctagttcaaaccCCGGCTGCTTCTATCACGAGTGAGTGAGAGCtggagtgccgaggtgtccctgagcagggcacctcaccctgaccagCTGCCCGTCGCCTTGCGTGGCGAggcgtgggtgtgtgaatgtgaatgaaggcagtattgtaaagcgcttcgagtggccactggttagaatagcgctgcataaatgcagtccattcgtTTATTTGTAGCACATTGATTCAGAACTGTTAAAAGGCAGAGGTGACCCTCGGAGCCCGCCTACTGACCAATCAGGACCCAGCAGTGAACCACATGACTCCCGTGGTGCCATGGACAGTTCAGTAGAGCTGCATGTGTCGGGGTTACTCACCACGTTGCCCTGTTTGACGCAGTATCCACACCTCAGAACACCTGGCCTGGTCCCCCTCCGcccgtccccctcctccccctcattctGGAacacatcatcgtcatcatcatcaaactCCTCTTcgtcatcaacatcatcatcatcaaactcctcatcgtcatcatcatcctcctcagaGTCTTCATCGTCATACTCAAACAGAACACATTCATCGAACAATGTTAGATcaaaaatgcaattattaattattaattattaagaaCTTTGTTTTGCTTCTCTTAGTAATTgagcgtgcgcgcacacacacacacacacacacacacacctgaatggGGGTGTGCACGACCACCCCCCCTATGATCTCCGTCTTGTAGGCTTGCTGTCTCTTGCCGGCGTGGGGGTCTCTGACCACGgcgctgacctctgaccccagggGCAGCAGACCTCCCTTGGGGACCTTTGACCCCAAACACGACCGGGGAAGGAGCAGAAAGTGAAGATCTCAAGCAATAACAAAACCATAATGATAGTAATGACAGATTAGTATTACTATAGTGTCTTTCAATAACCCCGAGGCCCTTGACGGGGACGGGAGAATCCAAAACAGGAACAGGATACCAACACGCGACTGGAAGAGTCCAACTGCACAGCTCAGAGGGGTCAGcagccttctgattggctgatggacCCAGCATGGCTGAGCTCAGCACTTATTTTGTACGTTTATCTATTTTAACTTTGGCCAACCATCCTGTATGTAACGTACAGACAGAGTACAGTAGCAGTTAGCACCCTGACTAGGTTGACCGAACGATGAGAGCTGATTGGCTCAGTGTAGCAACAACAAGAGTTCAATCCGAGTTGGTGCGACCCGACAGTGTACTGCTGTCGTCTGAGACCTGAGCACACAGAGATGGGTTCAGACATGTTGATCATGCAGCTAACAAGTACATCCCTGGTTTCATTCAGTTAAGAGATTAACCTCCATTCAACTTGAAACAGCCCAAACTTCTAAGACTTCCCTGCAAGCGATCGAAGGGGGCGTAGACGGCTTTATAATCAACTTCAGGATCACATAGACTTTACTCTGGCCTGTAAAGGTGCTTCTTCTTCTCAAGATACACTCTCCTCTGTGCTAGCATTCTTCTTCTCCAGATAAAATCTGCTCTGAGCTAGCATTCTTGCATTCTAGCCCTCTTTCTCACGGGATTGTGAG
Protein-coding regions in this window:
- the LOC130392474 gene encoding pleckstrin homology domain-containing family A member 2-like, with the protein product MKDWVAALNQASKITVPKGGLLPLGSEVSAVVRDPHAGKRQQAYKTEIIGGVVVHTPIQNEGEEGDGRRGTRPGVLRCGYCVKQGNVRKSWKRRFFTLDDSAVSYYKCETDKEPLRAIQLRDVQKVHECLVKSGDLLLRDNLFEIITSSRVFYVQTDSPEEMRGWIRDIEGKILGFRGPAQGPPFQRGSSLYRSAQGPPPEDWRPQLLKSCSVAPGWQPWTPLPKRGAPALDPDEGPGPFGPLTVGPSLSSSSNSSSSSSSNSLSAAPPPPGPADAPPAPPEGGVFSRAWSSGRRRHRSQPSAGHAFPFSLDEDGIRTTDV